GCGCGCGCCCTGCCCCCGCCCCGGCGCGGGCGCCGGAGCCACGGCGCCCCGAGGGGCGCACGGCGCCCCGGCGGACCGGCGCCCGCGGACCGGCCGCCAGGCCGCGGGCCGGCCGCGTGGACAGCCGGCTGCTGCGCCAGCGCCTGATCGTCTTCGTGACGGTCACGCTGCTCGTGGTCCTCGGCCTCGCGGCGGCGCAGGGCTGCCAGGGGCCGGTGTAGGCCCTGCCGTCCCGTGCCGGCTCAGGGCCCGGGGCGCGGCTCCGCCAGGGCGAAGAACGCGACGGCCGCGGCGGCGGCGACGTTGAGCGAATCCACACCGTGCGCCATCGGGATGCGCACCCGGACGTCCGCCGCCGCGAGGGCGCGGGCGGACAGTCCGTTGCCCTCGGCGCCGAGCAGCAGTGCCGTCCGGGCGCCGGCCTCCTCGGCCGCCACCTCCCGGATGTCGCGGGCCCGCGGGTCCGGGGTCAGCGCGAGCAGCCTGAACCCGGCCTCTCGCACCGCGTCGAGGTGCCCGGGGCCGTGCGGCAGCCGCGCGTAGGGCAGCGAGAAGACCGCGCCCATGGAGACCTTGACGGACCTGCGGTACAGGGGGTCGGCGCAGTCGGGCGTGAGCAGCACGCCGTCCATGCCGAGTGCCGCCGCGCCGCGGAAGACGGCGCCGATGTTGGTGTGGTCGTTCACCGCTTCGAGAACGACGAGCCGCCCGGCGGTGGCCAGCAGGCCGGCCGGCGGCGGCAGCGGCGTGCGCTGCATGGCGGCCAGCGCGCCGCGGTGCACGTGGTAGCCGGTGACGCGCTCGGCCAGCGCCTCGTCCACCAGGTAGACCGGCGCCCCCGTGGCCGCGGCCACGTCCGCCATCGCCTCGGCCCACCGGGGGGTCAGCAGCATCGAGCGCATCGGGTAACCGGCGTCCAGGGCCCGGCGGATCACCTTGTCGCCCTCGGCCATGAACAGGCCGTCGGCCGGCTCGCGCCGCCTGCGCAGCGCCACGTCGGTCAGGCCGGTGTAGTCGGCGAGCCTGGGGTCGTCCGGGTCGGTGACGGGAACGGGGGCGTTCACCCGACGGCCACCACGTCGCCCACGACGACGATCGCGGGCGGCCGTATGCCCTCCCGCGCGATGCGGTCGGCCACGGTCCCGAGCGTGGCGTCCAGCCGCCGCTGCGCCGCCGTGGTGCCCTCCTGGACGACGGCGACCGGTGTGTCGGCCGGGCGGCCGAACCGGATCAGCGCCTCCGCGATGACGGGCATGCGTTCGACGGCCATCAGGAGCACCAGGGTGCCGCGCAGCGCGGCGAGCGACTTCCAGTCGACCAGCGAACGCGGGTCGTCGGGCCCGACGTGCCCGCTCACCACGGTGAACTCGTGGGCCACCCCCCGGTGCGTGACCGGGATGCCCACGGCCGACGGCACGCTGATGGCGCTGGTGACGCCGGGTACCACCGTGACGGCGATGCCCGCCTCGGCCAGTGCCTGCGCCTCCTCCTTGCCGCGCCCGAAGACGAACGGGTCGCCGCCCTTGAGGCGCACCACGAACTTCCCGGCCCTGGCGTGCTCGACGAGGGCGTCGTTGATCGCCTGCTGCGCCATGGCCCGGCCGTAGGGGATCTTGGCGGCGTCGACGACCTCGACGTGCGGCGGCAGTTCGTCCAGAAGATCCCGGGGGCCGAGCCGGTCGGCGATCACGACGTCCGCCTCGGCGAGCAGTTGCCGGCCGCGGACGGTGATGAGCCCCGGATCCCCCGGCCCGCCCCCGACCAGGGCGACGCCCTGGCGGCGGACGCGGTGCCTGGGCGCGCTGAGCGTGCCGTCGCGCAGCCCCTCGACGACCGCGTCCCTGACAGCGGCGGAACGGCGCGGGTCGTGGCCCGTGAGCACGGCCACGGTGACGCCGTCGCCGCGGCCGGTCGCCGGGGTCCAGGCGGTCGCCGCCGCGGCGTCGTCGCTGCGGACGCACCACACGCGGCGCTCCTCCGCCTCGGCGGACACGGCCTCGTTGACCTCGCGGTCGTCCGTGGCGACCAGCACGTACCAGGCGCCCTCGACGTCGCCGGGCCGGTAGCCCCTCGGCTCCCAGGTCAGCTCGCCCGCGTCGGCCATGGCCTGCACGGACGGCGTGACCGCGGGAGCGATCAGCCGGACATCGGCGCCCGCGGCGAGCAGCGCGGGCAGACGGCGCTGGGCGACGGTGCCGCCGCCGAGGACGAGCACGCGGCGGCCGGTCAGGCGCAGACCGACGGGGTAGGCGGGGTTCTCTGACATGGGTGGTGCGGGCTCCTCGGGCGGCGGGCCGGGCCGGCCGGGGGCCTCCCGGCCCCGGCCGCCCCCACCCTAATTCTTGTCGGTGACTCCGGCCGCGTCGAAGGTCGCGACCTCGCGCACCGCGCGGGCGGCGCTCTGCACCACCGGCAGGGCGAGCAGGGCCCCGGTGCCCTCGCCGAGGCGGAGGTCGAGGTCGACCAGCGGGCGCAGGCCGAGGGCCATCAGGGCCGCCTGGTGGCCCGGCTCGGCGCTGCGGTGCCCGGCGATGCAGACGGACACCGCCTCGGGCGCGATGGCGCGGGCGGCCAGCGCCGCGGCGCCGGCGGTGACGCCGTCCAGGATCACCGGCACCCGCAGCGAGGCGCCGCCCAGGATGAACCCGGTGAGCGCGGCGTGTTCGAGGCCGCCGACGGCGGCGAGCACGCCGAGCGGATCGGTGGCCTCCGGCTCGTGGAACGCCAGGGCGCGGCGCACGACGTCGACCTTCCTGGCGTGCGTCTCGTCGTCGATGCCGGTGCCCCGGCCGGTGACATCGGCCGGATCCGCGTCGGTGAACGCCGCCACCAGGGCCGCCGAGACCGTCGTGTTGGCGATGCCCATCTCCCCGGTGAGCAGCGCGCGGTTGCCCGCCGCCACCAGGTCGCGCGCGGTCTCGATGCCGACCTCGACGGCCCGCAGCGCCTCTTCGCGCGTCATGGCGGGACCCACGGTGATGTCGCCGGTGCCCGCCCTGACCTTGCGCGGCAGCAGGCCGGTGGCGGTGGGCAGTTCGGACCTGACGCCGACGTCCACGACGCAGACCTCGGCGCCCACCTGGGCGGCGAACGCGTTGCACACGGCTCCCCCGCCCAGGAAGTTGGCCACCATCTGCCCGGTGACCTCCTGCGGCCAGGGGGTGACGCCCTGCGCGTGGACGCCGTGGTCCCCGGCGAACACGGCCACCGCGGCCGGCTCCGGCACCGGCGGGGGGCAGCTGCGGGAAAGGCCGCACAGCTGCGCGGCGAGCACTTCGAGCGCGCCGAGCGCGCCGGACGGCTTCGT
Above is a genomic segment from Streptomyces marincola containing:
- a CDS encoding TrmH family RNA methyltransferase gives rise to the protein MNAPVPVTDPDDPRLADYTGLTDVALRRRREPADGLFMAEGDKVIRRALDAGYPMRSMLLTPRWAEAMADVAAATGAPVYLVDEALAERVTGYHVHRGALAAMQRTPLPPPAGLLATAGRLVVLEAVNDHTNIGAVFRGAAALGMDGVLLTPDCADPLYRRSVKVSMGAVFSLPYARLPHGPGHLDAVREAGFRLLALTPDPRARDIREVAAEEAGARTALLLGAEGNGLSARALAAADVRVRIPMAHGVDSLNVAAAAAVAFFALAEPRPGP
- the cobA gene encoding uroporphyrinogen-III C-methyltransferase; its protein translation is MSENPAYPVGLRLTGRRVLVLGGGTVAQRRLPALLAAGADVRLIAPAVTPSVQAMADAGELTWEPRGYRPGDVEGAWYVLVATDDREVNEAVSAEAEERRVWCVRSDDAAAATAWTPATGRGDGVTVAVLTGHDPRRSAAVRDAVVEGLRDGTLSAPRHRVRRQGVALVGGGPGDPGLITVRGRQLLAEADVVIADRLGPRDLLDELPPHVEVVDAAKIPYGRAMAQQAINDALVEHARAGKFVVRLKGGDPFVFGRGKEEAQALAEAGIAVTVVPGVTSAISVPSAVGIPVTHRGVAHEFTVVSGHVGPDDPRSLVDWKSLAALRGTLVLLMAVERMPVIAEALIRFGRPADTPVAVVQEGTTAAQRRLDATLGTVADRIAREGIRPPAIVVVGDVVAVG